A section of the Gloeobacter violaceus PCC 7421 genome encodes:
- a CDS encoding phenylacetate--CoA ligase family protein — protein sequence MQIGKHNGINTALETFLATPLDELLEDGKATAPLALFRQVVTTVPAYRAFLRDHGIDPESIKSKADFQRLPLITKKNYLKLHSMDSLCRNGDLNGCDMIAVSSGSTGQPTFWPRTVADEFAVAVRFEQIFHDTFYAEQRRTLAVVCFPMGNWVGGMYTASCCRWLACKGYKITLAAPGNQPSEILRVVRELGPNFDQVVLLGYPPFLKGVIDQGIAEEIDWSSLNVRMVFAGEVFSEEWRSLVAHRISSTEPSLDFASLYGTADAGVLGNETPLSIRIRQYLARHPDAARQLFGESRLPTLVQYDPKHRYFETEGGTLIFSADGGVPLVRYHIADSGGILAYEEVLHFLGGFGFDPRVGLERGVRPLPFVYVFGRADFTVSFYGANVYPENVSIGLEQPGIAEWVSGKFVLQVREDADRNLELHVMVEMAPGQAADESRRVAASESIRAQLVRLNSEFANYVPTKAQLPQVELRPSGDPEYFPVGIKHRYTRR from the coding sequence ATGCAAATAGGAAAGCACAACGGCATCAATACAGCTCTCGAAACGTTTCTTGCTACCCCTCTAGACGAATTGCTCGAAGATGGCAAAGCCACAGCTCCCCTTGCGCTTTTCCGCCAAGTTGTCACCACAGTTCCGGCATATAGGGCTTTCTTAAGGGATCACGGCATTGATCCTGAAAGCATCAAGAGTAAAGCAGACTTCCAGCGCCTTCCTCTGATTACCAAAAAGAACTACCTTAAGCTGCACTCCATGGATAGTTTGTGCAGAAATGGCGACTTAAATGGCTGCGATATGATCGCTGTCTCATCAGGCTCAACGGGTCAGCCTACCTTCTGGCCAAGAACGGTGGCCGATGAGTTTGCTGTAGCTGTTCGCTTCGAGCAGATTTTCCACGATACCTTTTACGCGGAGCAACGTCGAACCCTGGCAGTCGTTTGCTTCCCTATGGGCAATTGGGTGGGTGGCATGTATACAGCCTCCTGTTGTCGCTGGCTCGCCTGCAAAGGGTACAAGATCACTCTTGCTGCCCCAGGAAATCAACCAAGTGAGATCTTGCGGGTCGTGCGCGAACTCGGGCCCAACTTTGATCAAGTGGTGTTACTCGGCTATCCGCCTTTTTTGAAGGGAGTCATAGATCAAGGCATCGCTGAGGAAATTGATTGGTCTAGCTTGAATGTGAGGATGGTATTCGCCGGTGAAGTTTTCAGTGAGGAGTGGCGATCCCTGGTCGCTCATCGTATCAGTTCTACGGAGCCGAGCTTGGACTTTGCTTCGCTCTATGGCACCGCTGATGCAGGGGTTCTGGGCAATGAAACTCCCCTGAGCATCCGCATTCGGCAGTATTTGGCTAGACATCCCGATGCTGCTCGACAGCTGTTCGGTGAGTCGCGATTGCCCACCCTCGTTCAATACGATCCGAAGCATCGATACTTCGAAACTGAGGGAGGCACTTTAATTTTTAGTGCCGATGGCGGGGTCCCTCTAGTGCGCTATCACATTGCAGACAGTGGGGGGATCTTGGCCTACGAGGAGGTACTGCACTTTCTAGGTGGCTTCGGGTTTGATCCAAGAGTGGGTCTAGAAAGAGGGGTTCGTCCCTTACCATTCGTCTATGTATTTGGCAGAGCCGACTTCACAGTGTCATTCTATGGGGCGAATGTTTACCCAGAGAACGTATCTATCGGGCTAGAGCAACCAGGAATTGCAGAGTGGGTGAGCGGCAAGTTTGTCCTCCAAGTTCGAGAGGATGCAGATCGCAACCTGGAGTTACACGTGATGGTAGAAATGGCACCTGGGCAAGCAGCGGACGAGTCAAGGCGTGTTGCTGCAAGTGAATCGATCCGTGCTCAGCTGGTGCGGCTCAATAGCGAATTTGCCAACTACGTGCCTACCAAAGCACAACTGCCTCAGGTCGAACTGCGGCCATCGGGAGATCCTGAGTATTTCCCAGTTGGCATCAAGCACCGCTATACACGTCGCTGA
- a CDS encoding glucose 1-dehydrogenase, translating into METEEFRPTAAEIPGQQLPYPASQEDMTPAPDTDLANYKPAGKLEGKAALVTGGDSGIGRAVALAFAMEGAHVAIFYNENDDDAKLTAGLVEAQGRQCLLIKGDVRDPQQCRSAIEQTVVKLGGLNILVNNAAYQKAQENFEDITEEQFRRTLETNIFGYFHMAQAALPYLNAEDAIINTGSIVGLVGNEILIDYCASKGAIHAFTKALALNLAKRKIRVNAVAPGPVWTPNIPATMPPEEVDNFGHEVAMERPGQPEELAPVYVFLASKDASFVTGSIFEVTGGKLSSG; encoded by the coding sequence ATGGAGACTGAAGAATTTCGTCCGACAGCGGCCGAGATCCCGGGCCAACAGTTGCCCTACCCGGCAAGCCAGGAGGACATGACGCCCGCCCCCGACACGGACCTGGCAAACTACAAACCGGCGGGCAAGCTCGAAGGCAAAGCGGCGCTCGTCACCGGCGGCGATTCGGGTATCGGCCGCGCCGTCGCCCTGGCCTTTGCGATGGAGGGGGCGCACGTCGCCATCTTCTACAACGAGAACGACGACGACGCCAAGCTCACAGCCGGTCTGGTCGAAGCCCAGGGCCGGCAGTGCCTCCTCATCAAAGGCGACGTGCGCGACCCGCAGCAGTGCCGCAGCGCCATCGAACAAACAGTCGTCAAGCTGGGCGGCCTCAATATTCTGGTCAACAACGCCGCTTACCAGAAGGCCCAGGAAAACTTCGAAGACATCACAGAAGAACAGTTCCGCCGCACGCTTGAGACCAATATCTTCGGCTACTTCCACATGGCCCAGGCGGCCCTTCCCTATCTCAACGCCGAGGACGCGATCATCAACACCGGCAGCATCGTCGGCCTGGTCGGTAACGAAATCTTGATCGATTACTGCGCGAGCAAAGGGGCGATCCACGCCTTCACCAAGGCCCTCGCCCTCAACCTCGCCAAACGCAAAATCCGGGTGAACGCCGTCGCCCCCGGCCCGGTCTGGACTCCGAACATTCCGGCGACAATGCCCCCCGAGGAAGTGGACAACTTCGGCCACGAAGTGGCGATGGAGCGCCCCGGACAGCCGGAAGAACTGGCACCGGTCTATGTGTTCCTGGCTTCAAAAGACGCGAGCTTTGTCACCGGCAGCATCTTCGAAGTGACCGGCGGCAAGCTCTCCAGCGGGTGA
- the lpxD gene encoding UDP-3-O-(3-hydroxymyristoyl)glucosamine N-acyltransferase: protein MKLSDISAKLGCALEGDGQVDIVGIAGIEEAEAGHLTFLSNPKYKAKLRHTKASAAIVPADFEASAAWPLPLLRHANPYLTFAHAIELFYSPPPAPHGVHPTAVVAPTAVCGHNVRIGASSVIGEGVVLADGVTVYPNCTIYPGVRIGRNSTIHSNCVVREHVVIGEDCIVQNGAVIGADGFGYAKQADGTWYKIVQSGSVVLENRVEIGACTTVDRATIGETRIKSGSKLDNLVMIGHGSSVGENTLLCGQVGLAGSSTVGRNVMLAGQVGVAGHLHIGDNVVATVKSCIWKSVEANQVLYGNIPASDSHTWLKASAVFRQLPHMQKSVQQMQKRIAVLEEPFKTNGKSGQADAPPKVALECHGTTGDAPQG from the coding sequence ATGAAATTATCGGATATTTCAGCGAAGCTCGGCTGTGCGCTTGAGGGGGATGGACAAGTCGACATCGTCGGTATAGCGGGCATCGAAGAGGCAGAAGCGGGACATTTGACCTTTCTTTCCAACCCAAAATACAAAGCCAAGCTTCGCCACACCAAAGCGTCGGCGGCGATCGTCCCGGCCGATTTTGAGGCTTCTGCGGCATGGCCCCTGCCTTTGCTGCGGCACGCCAATCCCTATCTCACCTTTGCCCACGCGATCGAATTATTTTATTCGCCCCCGCCGGCACCCCACGGTGTCCACCCCACGGCCGTCGTCGCCCCCACGGCCGTCTGCGGCCACAACGTGCGCATCGGCGCTTCGAGCGTCATCGGCGAGGGCGTGGTTCTGGCGGACGGTGTCACCGTCTACCCCAACTGCACCATCTACCCGGGGGTGCGCATCGGCCGCAACAGCACCATCCATTCCAACTGTGTCGTGCGCGAGCACGTCGTGATTGGTGAAGACTGCATCGTCCAAAATGGAGCTGTGATCGGTGCCGATGGATTCGGTTATGCCAAACAAGCCGACGGCACCTGGTACAAAATTGTCCAGTCGGGGAGCGTCGTGCTCGAAAACCGCGTCGAGATCGGCGCCTGTACGACCGTCGACCGCGCCACCATCGGCGAGACGCGCATCAAATCCGGCAGCAAGCTCGACAACCTGGTGATGATCGGCCACGGCTCCAGTGTCGGCGAAAATACGCTGCTTTGCGGCCAGGTGGGGCTCGCGGGCAGCAGCACGGTGGGCCGCAACGTCATGCTGGCCGGTCAGGTGGGCGTGGCCGGACATCTGCACATCGGGGACAACGTGGTCGCCACGGTCAAATCCTGCATCTGGAAATCGGTGGAGGCGAACCAGGTGCTCTACGGCAACATCCCCGCCAGCGACAGTCACACCTGGCTTAAAGCTTCGGCCGTGTTTCGCCAATTGCCGCACATGCAAAAGTCGGTCCAGCAGATGCAAAAGCGGATCGCCGTGCTCGAAGAACCCTTCAAGACCAACGGCAAATCCGGCCAGGCCGATGCGCCGCCGAAGGTCGCCCTCGAATGCCACGGGACGACCGGCGATGCCCCCCAGGGCTGA
- a CDS encoding alpha/beta hydrolase has translation MTIEADFLRRIPAEALRTEEGVDMLDLLDLVGMLPSTFSTGSMRASTPRGAGTKPSARALRHLPTRDYAEAAPVPTRPHRMHPMLENKPFFLKASAERVCLLLHGLGGGPYEMQPLAESLYAQGLSVLAVAYPGHDKPARRMPASTWPEWYGHIEATYRKLAGAFASISVVGFSTGCPLALHLAAHWPVAKLVLISPFVSVRHRWFYLLPPEAYLYSVGRLLPQVPRRRLPVRDRAMREAAEQAAYYRTFNLCAVRSALALVGTVKAELSLVRSPLLILQSRRDSVVAPSGAEYIYRRVRSRVRQLHWFDKSDHILPLDLERKEVYERVGRFLL, from the coding sequence ATGACGATTGAAGCCGACTTTCTCAGGCGCATCCCCGCCGAAGCGCTGCGTACCGAGGAAGGCGTCGATATGCTCGACTTGCTGGACCTGGTGGGGATGTTGCCTTCGACGTTCTCGACGGGTTCGATGCGAGCTTCGACGCCTCGGGGGGCGGGGACTAAACCCTCCGCCCGTGCGTTGCGGCACCTCCCGACGCGGGACTATGCTGAGGCGGCGCCCGTTCCAACTCGGCCGCACCGAATGCATCCGATGCTGGAGAACAAGCCCTTTTTTCTCAAAGCTTCCGCCGAGCGCGTGTGCCTATTGCTGCACGGGCTGGGGGGTGGTCCTTACGAGATGCAGCCGCTGGCCGAATCGCTGTACGCACAGGGGCTTTCGGTGCTGGCGGTGGCCTATCCCGGCCACGACAAACCCGCCCGCCGCATGCCCGCCTCCACGTGGCCCGAGTGGTACGGCCACATCGAGGCCACCTACCGCAAACTCGCAGGGGCGTTTGCAAGCATCAGCGTCGTCGGCTTCTCCACCGGCTGCCCGCTTGCTTTGCACCTGGCGGCGCACTGGCCGGTGGCGAAACTGGTGCTGATCAGCCCCTTTGTCTCCGTACGCCACCGCTGGTTCTATCTGCTGCCGCCGGAGGCTTATCTGTACTCAGTAGGCCGGCTGTTGCCGCAGGTGCCGCGCCGACGTCTGCCGGTGCGCGACCGGGCGATGCGCGAGGCCGCCGAACAAGCCGCCTACTACCGCACCTTCAACCTCTGCGCCGTGCGCAGCGCCCTTGCCCTTGTCGGCACGGTCAAAGCGGAATTGTCCCTGGTGCGCTCTCCGTTACTTATCTTGCAGTCGCGCCGGGACAGCGTCGTGGCCCCCTCGGGGGCCGAGTATATCTACCGCCGGGTACGCTCTCGCGTCCGGCAATTGCACTGGTTTGACAAATCCGACCATATCCTGCCGCTCGATCTCGAACGCAAAGAGGTCTACGAACGGGTGGGCCGATTTTTGCTTTGA
- a CDS encoding YggT family protein, with amino-acid sequence MGTWEIVANALRLLFSLYILLFLFRIVLTWFPQLDLNRPPYNFVAWPTEPFLRPTRKVIPTFGGVDMTPFVWLALVALAQELLIGQQGIVTMLTRLA; translated from the coding sequence GTGGGCACCTGGGAAATCGTGGCGAATGCGTTGAGGCTGTTGTTCAGCCTCTATATTTTGCTGTTTTTGTTTCGGATCGTACTCACCTGGTTTCCGCAGCTCGACCTCAACCGGCCGCCCTACAACTTTGTCGCCTGGCCCACCGAACCGTTTTTGCGCCCCACGCGTAAGGTCATCCCCACCTTCGGCGGGGTGGATATGACCCCGTTTGTCTGGCTTGCCCTCGTCGCTCTCGCCCAGGAATTGCTGATCGGCCAGCAAGGTATCGTTACAATGCTCACAAGGCTGGCCTGA
- a CDS encoding TetR/AcrR family transcriptional regulator produces the protein MPHPEPLAAEPTRERALPPHAGRGRAKREQILRGALAVFARHGFAGASMDRLASGARVSKPTLYSHFQSKEGLFVALFEWACAVHLHWEAPEAAVGAEGELQEQMERWLAMALTPEAVFLLQTALSESARFPQLGELYVRTALEPLKSRLLPCLQTDRDPEAAATLLCCALFAFVGFSEILRGQWVAPVQRGEFVDGLADLVSGRAGVGEAAGIATLPVEPEPVPSEDAGADERREQTLRAAMAVFVEHGYTGTSMDMVAAHTGLSKPTLYSHFQDKEGLFSELIARVTIRRSFLLLQPGLFDAPTAVVFARQAEALLAKIDDPEYHAVVRLVLREAVRFPELGRLYTRTVMQPGFRLLGTFLQHCRPRRLPPATLTVLYCTPLIGFVLLHALLGGSRWFPVERERYSACLVRLLTGSAPQAEREAGEGA, from the coding sequence ATGCCCCATCCAGAGCCTCTTGCCGCCGAACCGACCCGCGAGCGGGCGCTGCCTCCCCACGCCGGGCGGGGTCGGGCCAAGCGCGAGCAGATTTTGCGCGGGGCGCTCGCGGTCTTTGCCCGGCACGGGTTTGCCGGCGCCAGCATGGACCGGCTTGCCAGCGGTGCGCGCGTTTCCAAACCCACCCTCTACAGCCATTTCCAGAGCAAGGAAGGATTGTTCGTGGCGCTCTTTGAGTGGGCCTGTGCGGTCCATCTGCACTGGGAAGCGCCCGAGGCGGCCGTGGGCGCCGAGGGCGAGCTGCAGGAGCAGATGGAGCGGTGGCTGGCGATGGCGCTGACGCCCGAGGCGGTGTTTTTGCTGCAGACGGCCCTGAGTGAGTCGGCCCGGTTTCCGCAGTTGGGGGAGCTGTACGTGCGCACGGCCCTGGAGCCTCTCAAAAGCCGTTTGCTCCCCTGCCTGCAGACTGACCGCGATCCGGAGGCGGCAGCGACACTGCTCTGCTGTGCGCTGTTTGCCTTTGTCGGATTTAGCGAGATCCTGCGGGGACAGTGGGTGGCGCCGGTCCAGCGCGGCGAGTTTGTCGATGGGCTGGCAGATCTGGTCTCGGGCCGCGCCGGGGTCGGGGAGGCGGCGGGGATAGCAACCCTTCCGGTCGAGCCTGAGCCCGTTCCATCGGAGGACGCCGGGGCCGACGAGCGGCGCGAACAAACCTTGCGCGCGGCGATGGCGGTGTTTGTGGAGCACGGCTACACCGGGACGAGCATGGATATGGTCGCTGCCCACACGGGGCTGTCCAAGCCGACCCTTTACAGCCACTTTCAAGACAAAGAGGGGCTGTTCTCGGAACTGATTGCCCGGGTGACGATCCGCCGTTCGTTTTTGCTGCTGCAGCCGGGGCTGTTCGACGCGCCGACGGCGGTGGTGTTCGCCAGGCAGGCCGAGGCCCTCCTCGCCAAAATCGACGACCCGGAGTACCACGCGGTGGTGCGCCTGGTGCTCAGGGAGGCGGTGCGTTTTCCGGAACTGGGCAGACTGTACACGCGGACGGTCATGCAACCCGGCTTTCGCCTTTTGGGCACGTTCCTGCAGCACTGCCGCCCGCGGCGGTTGCCCCCGGCGACGCTGACGGTGCTCTACTGCACGCCGCTCATCGGGTTTGTGCTCCTGCACGCGCTGCTCGGGGGCAGCCGGTGGTTCCCCGTGGAGCGCGAGCGCTACAGTGCCTGCCTGGTGCGTCTTTTGACCGGGAGCGCCCCACAGGCCGAGCGCGAAGCGGGCGAAGGGGCGTGA
- the accC gene encoding acetyl-CoA carboxylase biotin carboxylase subunit, which translates to MVYFRKILIANRGEVALRILRTCSELGIGTVAVHSTADALSLHVQLADQAVCIGEPMASKSYLSIPNLISAALTRDCDAVHPGYGFLSENERFAEICADHGLTFIGPSPRAMVLMGDKSTARDTMKAAGVPTVPGSEGLIDSEQEAYEAAKAIGYPVMIKATAGGGGRGMRIAGNERDLIKMVQTAQREAEAAFGNRGVYIEKYLEEPRHIEFQILADQHGNVVHLGERDCSIQRRHQKLLEESPSPFLTPAMRERMGEAALQAARSINYVGAGTIEFLVDKKGDFYFMEMNTRIQVEHPVTEMRTGIDLIAEQIRIAAGEPLGYTQSDIRMEGHAIECRINCEDPNNDFRPTPGTISAYLAPGGPGVRMDSHLYPGYKVPSHYDSLLGKLIVWGRNRDEAIRRMRRALAECAITGVPTTIPFHLRVLDNAWFLRGDVYTNFVQRRMSE; encoded by the coding sequence GTGGTCTATTTTCGCAAGATTTTGATTGCCAACCGGGGCGAAGTGGCGCTGCGCATCCTGCGCACCTGCAGCGAACTCGGTATCGGCACCGTGGCGGTACACTCGACGGCCGACGCCCTCTCGCTGCACGTGCAACTGGCCGACCAGGCGGTGTGCATCGGCGAACCGATGGCCAGCAAGAGCTATTTGAGCATTCCGAATTTGATCTCGGCGGCCCTGACGCGCGACTGCGACGCCGTCCACCCGGGCTACGGTTTTTTGTCGGAAAACGAGCGCTTCGCTGAAATCTGCGCCGATCACGGCCTCACTTTTATTGGCCCTTCGCCCCGGGCGATGGTGCTGATGGGCGACAAATCCACCGCCCGCGACACGATGAAGGCGGCGGGGGTGCCCACCGTACCCGGCTCCGAGGGGCTCATCGACAGTGAACAAGAAGCCTACGAGGCGGCCAAAGCGATTGGCTACCCGGTGATGATCAAGGCGACGGCCGGGGGCGGCGGGCGCGGCATGCGCATTGCGGGCAACGAGCGCGACCTCATCAAAATGGTCCAGACCGCCCAGCGCGAGGCGGAGGCGGCCTTCGGCAACCGGGGGGTCTACATCGAGAAGTACCTCGAAGAACCCCGGCACATCGAATTTCAGATTCTCGCCGACCAGCACGGCAACGTCGTGCACCTGGGCGAGCGCGACTGCTCGATCCAAAGGCGCCACCAGAAATTGCTCGAAGAATCCCCCAGCCCCTTTCTCACCCCCGCGATGCGCGAGCGCATGGGGGAGGCGGCCCTACAGGCGGCGAGGTCGATCAACTACGTGGGGGCGGGCACCATCGAGTTTCTGGTCGACAAAAAGGGCGACTTTTACTTCATGGAGATGAACACCCGCATCCAGGTGGAGCACCCGGTCACCGAGATGCGCACGGGTATCGATCTGATCGCCGAGCAGATCCGGATCGCCGCCGGGGAGCCGTTGGGCTACACCCAGTCCGACATCCGCATGGAAGGCCACGCCATCGAGTGCCGGATCAACTGCGAGGATCCCAATAATGACTTTCGGCCCACCCCGGGCACGATCAGCGCCTATCTGGCGCCGGGTGGTCCGGGGGTGCGCATGGATTCTCACCTGTACCCGGGCTATAAGGTGCCGTCCCACTACGATTCGCTCTTGGGCAAGCTGATCGTCTGGGGCCGCAACCGCGACGAGGCCATCCGCCGCATGCGCCGGGCGCTCGCCGAGTGTGCGATCACCGGGGTACCGACCACCATTCCCTTTCACCTGCGGGTGCTCGACAACGCCTGGTTCCTGCGCGGCGACGTCTACACCAACTTTGTCCAGCGACGGATGAGCGAGTGA
- a CDS encoding HlyD family secretion protein, whose product MQQTTSTPAFDPDGSAAATAQKKGPNLRVLLLLGGLLAVGAGVFFWWFALSRPPVDRLALSGRLEGYETDVGAKTAGRVDRVTVREGDAVRRGQLIVQLDDAEIQAQLAGAVARIAAARQQQRQARLQIDVLEAQVTQAQLELTQSRGDARGRIAQADAQVAAARSQLAQAEAQVSEAEADLKLAVANRNRFEQLVREGATSVQQFDQAQTTFDAAQATLAARKAAVNAARKQVTAAEGTLTQTRTTALNPAVRTAGLDVARRQLAQARSQLLATEEDVKNAEATRRELLAQIAYLNITSPIDGVVTARSVEPGAVVTAGKTVLSLLDFRTVYLRGYIPEGQLGRVRVGQKARVFLDSAPERPLAARVAAVDPQASFTPESIYFRDERVRQVFGVKLLLEDPAGYAKPGMPADAEILTEETP is encoded by the coding sequence ATGCAGCAGACGACGTCCACACCGGCTTTTGATCCAGACGGCAGTGCTGCCGCAACGGCCCAAAAAAAAGGGCCGAACCTGCGCGTACTGCTTTTGCTGGGGGGACTCCTGGCGGTGGGAGCCGGGGTCTTTTTTTGGTGGTTTGCCCTGTCGCGACCGCCCGTCGACCGGCTCGCCCTGAGCGGTCGGCTGGAAGGCTACGAGACCGACGTGGGCGCGAAGACCGCCGGTCGGGTCGACCGGGTGACGGTGCGCGAAGGGGACGCGGTGCGTCGGGGGCAGCTCATCGTCCAGCTCGACGACGCCGAAATCCAGGCCCAACTGGCGGGAGCGGTGGCGCGCATCGCCGCCGCTCGCCAGCAGCAGCGCCAGGCCCGGCTGCAAATCGACGTGCTCGAGGCGCAGGTGACCCAGGCGCAGCTGGAACTCACCCAGTCGCGCGGCGACGCCCGGGGACGCATCGCCCAGGCCGACGCCCAGGTGGCCGCCGCCCGCTCGCAACTCGCCCAGGCCGAGGCGCAGGTGAGCGAGGCCGAGGCGGACCTCAAGCTTGCCGTCGCCAACCGCAACCGCTTCGAGCAGCTGGTGCGCGAGGGTGCCACGTCCGTCCAACAGTTCGACCAGGCCCAAACCACCTTCGACGCCGCCCAGGCCACCCTCGCCGCCCGCAAGGCCGCCGTGAACGCCGCCCGCAAACAGGTGACGGCAGCAGAAGGCACCCTCACCCAGACGCGCACCACAGCCCTCAACCCGGCGGTGCGCACGGCCGGACTGGATGTGGCGCGCCGCCAACTGGCCCAGGCGCGCTCGCAACTGCTCGCGACCGAGGAAGATGTCAAAAATGCCGAGGCCACCCGCCGCGAGCTGCTGGCCCAGATTGCCTATCTCAATATCACAAGTCCCATCGACGGGGTGGTCACCGCCCGCAGCGTCGAACCGGGGGCGGTGGTCACCGCCGGGAAGACGGTCCTCTCGCTGCTCGATTTTCGGACGGTGTACCTCAGGGGCTACATCCCGGAAGGGCAGCTAGGCCGGGTGCGCGTCGGCCAAAAAGCGAGGGTGTTTCTTGATTCCGCTCCCGAGCGGCCCCTGGCGGCCCGGGTGGCCGCCGTCGATCCGCAGGCGTCCTTTACGCCGGAGAGCATCTACTTTCGCGACGAGCGGGTCCGCCAGGTTTTCGGGGTGAAGCTGCTGCTTGAAGATCCGGCGGGCTATGCCAAGCCGGGCATGCCCGCCGACGCCGAAATCTTGACGGAGGAGACGCCGTGA
- a CDS encoding ISAs1 family transposase, with translation MKAFPPLFSGNGRTRSIRLERYRELRGIVTVKTHWYLSSIEASASELGRRIRGHWGVENQVHYPKDVTFGEDRSRIRTLPLVQVWSVARSFALNLYRSLLMANRAQAQRRCMFGLSTLKILFRMK, from the coding sequence ATGAAGGCGTTTCCTCCTTTATTTTCGGGAAATGGCCGAACTCGCTCTATTCGCCTGGAACGCTATCGAGAGTTGCGCGGGATTGTCACGGTAAAGACGCACTGGTACCTATCGAGCATCGAAGCGAGTGCGAGCGAATTAGGTCGTCGGATACGTGGGCATTGGGGAGTGGAGAATCAGGTCCATTATCCGAAAGACGTGACATTTGGCGAGGACCGTAGTCGGATCCGGACCTTACCGTTGGTGCAAGTGTGGAGTGTGGCGCGAAGCTTTGCATTGAATCTGTACCGTTCGCTGCTGATGGCGAACCGGGCTCAGGCGCAGAGGCGCTGTATGTTTGGCTTATCGACCCTCAAAATCCTCTTTAGAATGAAATAG